The DNA sequence TGCGGCCGCCGTGGAGCCGCAACCGCATCGTGGGCATCGCGGCGGCCATCGGTGCCGTTCTCGCGATAGTGGTCAGTGCCCGTGAGGTGGGTGTCGATCCGCAACGGCTCGTCGACGGCTGGGCAGACCTGGGCAACCTGCTCGGCCGGATGCTGCCGGTCGAGATACCGCAGCCGTCCCGCGTCGTCGGCCCCATCCTCGACACGCTGATGATGGCGGTCGCCGGCACTGCCCTGGCGCTGCTGCTGTCCCTGCCCCTGTCGTTTCTCGCCGCCGCCAACACGGCCCCGTCCCCCGCCGTGCGAGCCGTCGCACGGGCGATCATCCTCGGCGCCCGGTCGATCCCCGACCTGGTGTACGCCCTGATCTTCGTCCGAGTCCTCGGCGTCGGTGTGCTGCCGGGTGTGCTCGCCGTCGCGATCTATTCCACCGGCATGATCGGGAAGCTGTTTGCCGACGCCATCGAGGAAGTCGACGACGAAATCCACCAGGCCGTGGCGACGGTTGGGGCGACCCGCCTGCAGGCGATCATGACCGGGATCATCCCGCAGGTGCTGCCGTCGTTCGTCTCCACCACTCTGTACCGGCTGGACATGAACGTGGCCGCCTCCGCCGTCCTCGGGTTCGTAGGCGCCGGCGGCATCGGCTTCGAGCTCTACAACACCTTGCGCACCCTCCAGTACCAGCGCGGCCTCGGCCTCGCACTGATCATCATCGCCCTGGTCGTGATCGTCGAACGGATCTCGGCCGCGATCCGGGCCAGCATCCTCGCCCACGAACAGCCCGCCCGGGCACGACCTCGCCCCCGCCGGCCTAGCCAGGCCCGGCCGGCCACTGCCAGGGGTCCACGGCTCAGTCCGCCGTGGACCAGGGACCGGCTGGCCCGACAGATCGCCGTGGTGACGGCCGCCGGGCTGGCCATGGTCAGCTTCGCAGGCCTCGGCATCAGTCCCGGCGCGCTGCTACGGGCCATTCCCGAGCTCGTCGCGAGCGTCGGAACGTTCCTGCCTCCGGACTTCGCCTCCGTCCGGGAAGACCTGGGACCAGCGATCGTGGAGACGCTCACCATCGCCGTATGCGCCACCGCGTTGGCGACGGCACTGAGTCTGCCGATCGCGTTCCTCGCCGCCCGTACCGTTGCGCCACATCCCGCCGTCTATCACGCTGCCCGCCTGGTCATCGTCCTGTCCCGAGGTCTGCCGCCGCTGGTCCTCGCACTGATCTTCGTCTCCGCGTTCGGCCTCGGACCGTTCGCCGGCGTGATCGCGCTCGGCCTGGGATCGATCGGTCTGACCGCGAAGCTGATGGCCGATGCGATCGAGCATCTCGACCCGGGGCCGCGGGCCGCGCTCCGGTCGGTCGGTGCGACCCGGCTCCAGCAGGCGGCTGCCGGCGTCGTGCCACAGGTCGCGCCGTCCTTCGTGGCCACGACGCTGTTCACCCTGGACAGCACGATCCGATCGTCGACGATCGTCGGGATCGTCGGTGCCGGCGGTATCGGGTTCATCACCTACCAGTCCGTGCACACGCTGCAGTTCCGCACCACCGCCGCAGTGCTGATCGTCATTTTCGGCACCGTTTTCATCGTCGAGCGCTTCTCCGACATGATCAGAAAGAGGATTCTGTGAAACGGCCGACAGCTGCATCGCCTGACCGCCAGCCGGCGCCGGCTGTCCGCGTCGCCCACCTTACGAAGCGATTCGGCGACCACACCGCCCTCGACGACGTCTCCTTCGACCTGCCCAGCGGGCAGTTCCTCGCCGTCATCGGCCTGTCCGGATCGGGAAAGTCGACCCTGCTCCGGCTGCTCAACGGACTGCACACACCCAGCGACGGCACGGTCGAGGTGCTCGGCGTCGATGTGGTGCGCGCCCGCGCCCGCGCGATCCGTCACCTGCGCTGCCAGGTCGGCTTCATCTTTCAGCAGTTCAACCTGGTCGGCCGGCTCAGCTGCATGGAGAATGTCCTGTCCGGGGCACTCGGCGGACTGCGCGGCCCGCGGCTCGGCGTGTCGACCTACTCCAAGGCGCTACGCCGTACCGCCCTCGACCACCTCGACCGGGTCGGTCTCGGCCACAAGGCATTCCAACGCGCCGACACCCTCTCCGGTGGGGAACAGCAGCGGGTCGCGATTGCGAGGAGCCTCATGCAGCGACCGCAACTGCTGCTTGCCGACGAACCTGTCGCCTCCCTCGACCCGGAGTCGTCCGGCCAGGTGATGGACGTCCTACGCCGCATCTGCGTCGAGGAACACCTCACCGTCATCTGCAGCCTGCACCAGGTCGACATGGCACTCGGTTGGGCACACCGGGTCATCGGCCTGTGCGCAGGCAGCACCGTGCTGGACCGGCCGACCGGGGACCTGACCCGACAGCAGCTGATGCAGGTCTACCAACGTGACGGCGTGCCCGTCACGTTGGAGGCTCCGGACGGCGACGAGCCGGACGACGACCTCGCCGACCTCTCCCCCACCCCACAACGGCTGGTCCCCTAGAGCATCAACGAGGAGAGCTCATCATGAAACAGAATCGGCGGATCGCGACGGCTGCGATCGCCCTTGTGCTGGGGGCCGCCACCAGCGGCTGCGGCGCCGGCGACGGTGACGGTGGTGGCCGATCGCAGACGGGCTGGCCGGACAAGATCGTGTTCGCGGCCGTACCGGCCGGTGAAGCGAGCACTTTCAAGGACCACTACGGACTGTTCATCAGGGCCCTGTCCGAGGAGGTCGGCATCGAGGTCGAGACGTTCCAGGCCGCCGACTACGCGGGAGTCATCGAGGCCCTCATCGCCGGCAGCGTCGACATGGCGCAGCTCGGTGCGTTCTCCTACGCCCTCGCTGTGCAGAACGGGGCAGAGATCGAGCCGACCGGGCTGCTGCAGCACCGCAAGGGCGACCAACCGGGCTACGTCGTCCTCGGGGTGACCAGAGCATCGAGCACGCTGTCGTCGGTGGAGGACTTCCGTGGCAGGACCGTCTGCTTCCCGGACCCGGCGTCGACCTCCACGCTGCTGCCGCTGTTCGAGTTCTCCAAGGCCGGCCTCGCCCCTGACCGGGACTTCAAACGCCTCGTCGTACCAGCTGGCAACACCATCCCGCGCGCGGTCAAACGGGGTGACTGCGAAATCGGGCTGGTCGCAGACGCTCAACTGGAAAACGCCATCCGGACCGGTGACGTCACCGAGGGCGAGCTGAAGTCGTTCTGGCAGGTCCGGGCACCACACTCGCCGGTGG is a window from the Solwaraspora sp. WMMD792 genome containing:
- the phnC gene encoding phosphonate ABC transporter ATP-binding protein produces the protein MKRPTAASPDRQPAPAVRVAHLTKRFGDHTALDDVSFDLPSGQFLAVIGLSGSGKSTLLRLLNGLHTPSDGTVEVLGVDVVRARARAIRHLRCQVGFIFQQFNLVGRLSCMENVLSGALGGLRGPRLGVSTYSKALRRTALDHLDRVGLGHKAFQRADTLSGGEQQRVAIARSLMQRPQLLLADEPVASLDPESSGQVMDVLRRICVEEHLTVICSLHQVDMALGWAHRVIGLCAGSTVLDRPTGDLTRQQLMQVYQRDGVPVTLEAPDGDEPDDDLADLSPTPQRLVP
- the phnD gene encoding phosphate/phosphite/phosphonate ABC transporter substrate-binding protein, with the protein product MKQNRRIATAAIALVLGAATSGCGAGDGDGGGRSQTGWPDKIVFAAVPAGEASTFKDHYGLFIRALSEEVGIEVETFQAADYAGVIEALIAGSVDMAQLGAFSYALAVQNGAEIEPTGLLQHRKGDQPGYVVLGVTRASSTLSSVEDFRGRTVCFPDPASTSTLLPLFEFSKAGLAPDRDFKRLVVPAGNTIPRAVKRGDCEIGLVADAQLENAIRTGDVTEGELKSFWQVRAPHSPVVTRSALPDDLRAKIRTATLKINSEYLEGRGWCTGDACLVSSNRDYGYLPVEHSYYQIIWDACEATRIEACGPIGS
- the phnE gene encoding phosphonate ABC transporter, permease protein PhnE codes for the protein MTSPTDRTERPDRAATGRAGTTSTDAAIDERALRPPWSRNRIVGIAAAIGAVLAIVVSAREVGVDPQRLVDGWADLGNLLGRMLPVEIPQPSRVVGPILDTLMMAVAGTALALLLSLPLSFLAAANTAPSPAVRAVARAIILGARSIPDLVYALIFVRVLGVGVLPGVLAVAIYSTGMIGKLFADAIEEVDDEIHQAVATVGATRLQAIMTGIIPQVLPSFVSTTLYRLDMNVAASAVLGFVGAGGIGFELYNTLRTLQYQRGLGLALIIIALVVIVERISAAIRASILAHEQPARARPRPRRPSQARPATARGPRLSPPWTRDRLARQIAVVTAAGLAMVSFAGLGISPGALLRAIPELVASVGTFLPPDFASVREDLGPAIVETLTIAVCATALATALSLPIAFLAARTVAPHPAVYHAARLVIVLSRGLPPLVLALIFVSAFGLGPFAGVIALGLGSIGLTAKLMADAIEHLDPGPRAALRSVGATRLQQAAAGVVPQVAPSFVATTLFTLDSTIRSSTIVGIVGAGGIGFITYQSVHTLQFRTTAAVLIVIFGTVFIVERFSDMIRKRIL